A window from Pseudomonas sp. Tri1 encodes these proteins:
- a CDS encoding PvdJ/PvdD/PvdP-like protein: MTISRRWFMAGLALTGAAVPAVYYGHRELTRPDPTITPGEASFDVADVAGQRRADTLRGIWSIRFTGRDAGLDGLPRDDLQVLLDIGHKGRGLVGYLDTAERLRAGDEPRYRVLGDLAGTDPKQLSWRLIGAQSCGGAPDYEFTMTLDEVWAGFGNAGSATLSGRVSRLDRPLALPELDNQFIAVKQRFPEARERTPLSPALLAWLVSPEHRLFHQLWHASRDKWHTLDEDKRNALRGIGWQPGPRDQERDARGPRKDRNGSGIDFFFMHRHMLGTARSIQPLPSWSRFPLPQPELERDRQGFARYFDNHDGTALPPTWLADGDEQYAQWVSDIKTAETYHSNFQVWESRYRDPRYLAKLTLGQFGSEVELGLHDWLHMRWASVPRDPSNGHPVPFARDPDDFAARWYAPENDFLGDPFSSHVSPVFWAFHGWIDDRLEDWFRAHERFHPGEVSRLEVNGVPWFAPGRWVEIADPWLGPDTHGCSTTPGLQAGRSVEMDPETMKLALRITFGSDDKKLSELFRRVPQRPWYARNLKSKPV, translated from the coding sequence ATGACGATTTCTCGACGATGGTTCATGGCAGGCCTGGCGCTGACCGGTGCCGCCGTGCCTGCGGTGTATTACGGGCATCGCGAACTGACCCGGCCGGACCCCACCATCACCCCCGGCGAGGCCTCGTTCGATGTGGCCGACGTGGCAGGCCAGCGCCGGGCCGATACGCTGCGGGGGATCTGGAGCATCCGCTTCACCGGGCGCGATGCCGGCCTCGACGGCTTACCCCGGGACGATCTGCAAGTGCTCCTCGATATCGGCCACAAGGGCCGTGGCCTGGTGGGTTACCTCGACACCGCCGAACGCCTGCGTGCCGGGGATGAACCCCGTTATCGGGTGTTGGGGGATCTGGCCGGCACCGACCCGAAGCAACTGAGCTGGCGCTTGATCGGCGCCCAGTCCTGCGGTGGCGCGCCGGACTATGAGTTCACCATGACCCTGGACGAAGTCTGGGCCGGCTTCGGCAATGCCGGCAGCGCGACCCTCAGCGGCCGTGTGTCGCGGCTGGACCGTCCGTTGGCCCTGCCGGAACTCGACAATCAGTTCATCGCCGTCAAGCAGCGCTTCCCCGAAGCCCGCGAGCGCACGCCGCTGAGCCCGGCGTTGCTGGCCTGGCTGGTGTCGCCCGAGCATCGGTTGTTCCACCAGCTCTGGCATGCCTCGCGGGACAAGTGGCACACCCTGGACGAGGACAAACGCAACGCCCTGCGTGGTATCGGTTGGCAGCCCGGCCCACGGGATCAGGAACGTGACGCCCGCGGCCCGCGCAAGGATCGCAATGGCTCGGGCATCGACTTCTTTTTCATGCACCGGCACATGCTCGGCACCGCGCGTTCGATCCAGCCGCTGCCATCGTGGTCGCGCTTTCCGTTGCCGCAACCGGAGCTGGAGCGTGATCGCCAGGGGTTCGCCCGCTATTTCGACAACCACGACGGCACCGCCTTGCCGCCCACCTGGCTGGCCGATGGCGACGAGCAATACGCCCAGTGGGTCAGCGACATCAAGACTGCCGAGACCTACCACAGCAACTTCCAGGTCTGGGAATCGCGCTACCGCGACCCGCGCTATTTGGCGAAATTGACCCTGGGCCAGTTCGGTTCGGAAGTGGAACTGGGCCTGCACGACTGGCTGCACATGCGCTGGGCCTCGGTGCCGCGCGATCCGTCCAACGGCCACCCGGTGCCGTTCGCCCGCGACCCGGACGATTTCGCCGCACGCTGGTATGCCCCGGAAAACGACTTCCTCGGCGATCCGTTTTCCTCCCACGTGAGCCCAGTGTTCTGGGCCTTCCACGGCTGGATCGACGACCGCCTCGAAGACTGGTTCCGTGCCCACGAACGCTTCCATCCGGGCGAAGTGAGCCGGCTTGAAGTCAACGGTGTGCCTTGGTTCGCCCCAGGCCGCTGGGTGGAAATCGCCGACCCCTGGCTGGGCCCGGACACCCACGGCTGCAGCACCACGCCTGGGTTGCAAGCCGGACGCTCGGTGGAAATGGACCCGGAAACCATGAAACTGGCTCTGCGCATCACCTTCGGCAGCGATGACAAGAAACTCTCCGAACTGTTCCGCCGCGTGCCGCAACGGCCTTGGTATGCGCGCAATCTCAAATCCAAGCCGGTGTGA
- the pvdM gene encoding pyoverdine-tailoring dipeptidase-like protein PvdM, giving the protein MTTPRSKKALFTGVPLVLALAVGGGLAAWDHWWRDNPGYPVKVMKEAKELHERLLSFDSHITVPLDFGTAGNEADKDGSGQFDLVKANRGQLSGAALTVFGWPEIWNGLNAPHKPTAGFVEEARNQQEVRYKIITGLVRDFPNQVAIAYTPDDFRRLHGEGKFAIFISMLNAYPLGHDLNLLDLWTARGMRMFGFSYIGNNDWADSSRPLPFFNDSPDALGGLSEIGKQAVTRLNDLGVIIDVSQMSTQALEQVAQLSRTPLVASHSAPRAMVDIPRNLSDKEMQLIKASGGVVQIVGFSQYLRPLTQKTQDKLNALRERFDLPPLPNLAMALMPGDPIIAAWPEQRFGEYASQLYAILEEEPKASLKDLGDAIDYTVRKIGIDHVGISSDFNEGGGVKGWENVGDIRNVTAELLTRGYSEADIAKLWGGNFLRVWDQVQQAAKPALASNQKAVQP; this is encoded by the coding sequence ATGACAACACCACGTTCGAAAAAGGCTCTTTTCACCGGCGTGCCCCTGGTCCTGGCGCTGGCCGTGGGTGGCGGCCTGGCGGCCTGGGACCATTGGTGGCGGGACAACCCCGGCTACCCGGTCAAGGTGATGAAAGAGGCCAAGGAGCTGCACGAGCGCCTGCTGTCCTTCGACAGCCACATCACCGTGCCGCTGGACTTCGGCACCGCCGGCAACGAAGCCGACAAGGACGGCAGCGGCCAGTTCGACCTGGTCAAAGCCAATCGCGGGCAGCTCTCCGGCGCAGCGCTGACGGTGTTCGGCTGGCCCGAGATCTGGAACGGCCTCAACGCCCCGCACAAGCCCACCGCCGGTTTCGTCGAAGAGGCGCGCAACCAGCAGGAGGTGCGCTACAAGATCATCACCGGCCTGGTCCGCGACTTTCCCAACCAGGTCGCCATCGCCTACACCCCGGATGATTTCCGGCGCCTGCACGGCGAAGGCAAGTTTGCGATTTTCATCAGCATGCTCAACGCCTACCCGCTGGGGCACGACCTGAACCTGCTGGACCTGTGGACGGCGCGCGGCATGCGCATGTTCGGCTTCAGCTACATCGGCAACAACGACTGGGCCGACTCCTCGCGGCCGCTGCCGTTCTTCAACGACTCGCCCGACGCCCTCGGCGGCCTCTCGGAAATTGGCAAGCAAGCGGTGACGCGTCTGAACGACCTGGGCGTGATCATCGACGTGTCGCAAATGTCGACCCAGGCCCTGGAGCAAGTCGCGCAACTGAGCCGCACGCCACTGGTGGCCTCCCATTCGGCGCCCCGGGCCATGGTCGACATCCCACGCAACCTCAGCGACAAGGAAATGCAGCTGATCAAGGCCAGCGGCGGCGTGGTGCAGATCGTCGGTTTCTCCCAGTACCTGCGCCCACTGACGCAAAAGACCCAGGACAAACTCAACGCGCTGCGCGAGCGTTTCGACCTGCCGCCGCTGCCCAACCTGGCGATGGCGCTGATGCCGGGCGACCCGATCATCGCCGCCTGGCCGGAGCAAAGGTTTGGCGAATACGCCAGCCAGCTCTACGCCATCCTCGAAGAAGAACCCAAGGCCAGCCTCAAGGACCTGGGCGATGCCATCGACTATACCGTGCGCAAGATCGGTATCGACCATGTCGGCATCAGCTCGGACTTCAATGAAGGCGGCGGCGTCAAAGGTTGGGAGAACGTTGGCGACATTCGCAACGTCACCGCCGAACTGCTCACCCGTGGCTACTCCGAAGCCGACATCGCCAAACTGTGGGGCGGCAATTTCCTGCGGGTCTGGGATCAGGTCCAGCAAGCCGCAAAACCCGCATTGGCCTCGAACCAGAAGGCCGTCCAGCCATGA
- a CDS encoding aminotransferase class V-fold PLP-dependent enzyme, translating into MNERRTFLKQAGILAAGLPLAASLPTTANADSLPPLPRNKWAQLRTLFDQDPDYLHFSNFLVTTHPRPVREAIEKHRAALDKNPGLLMDWDLGVTEEREENVRTWAGRYLQANPKQIALTGSTTEGLSIIYGGVHVAADQEILTTAHEHYATHTILELRTQRDGTRVRKIKLFENAHDASHEQILTAIDRNIRPETRVLGMTWVHSGSGVKLPIDKIGALVDKHNQGRSDEQRIIYVVDGVHGFGVEDLDFPAMNCDFFIAGTHKWMFGPRGTGLVCSRSEEVKYVTPIIPTFSEATAFSTTMTPGGYHAFEHRWAADEAFKLHLQLGKAEVQARIHALNTYLKKQLVALPQIELVTPLSPDLSAGFTFFRVKGRDSDEIAGYLMKNRVIADAVHRDAGPVIRTAPGLLNTEAEIDRFMGLLAKTL; encoded by the coding sequence ATGAATGAACGCCGTACCTTTCTCAAGCAAGCCGGGATCCTCGCCGCCGGCCTGCCACTGGCCGCAAGCCTTCCCACCACTGCCAACGCCGATTCGCTACCGCCACTGCCCCGCAACAAATGGGCGCAATTGCGCACGCTGTTCGACCAGGATCCCGACTACCTGCACTTCTCCAATTTCCTGGTCACCACCCACCCGCGCCCGGTGCGCGAGGCCATCGAAAAGCACCGCGCGGCCCTGGACAAAAACCCGGGGCTGTTGATGGACTGGGATTTGGGCGTCACCGAAGAACGCGAAGAAAACGTGCGGACCTGGGCCGGACGTTATCTGCAAGCGAACCCGAAGCAGATCGCTCTGACCGGCAGCACCACCGAGGGCCTGTCAATAATCTATGGCGGCGTCCATGTGGCAGCCGATCAGGAGATCCTCACCACCGCCCACGAACACTACGCCACCCACACTATTCTTGAGCTGCGCACCCAACGGGACGGCACCCGGGTACGCAAGATCAAGCTGTTCGAAAACGCCCACGACGCCAGCCACGAGCAAATCCTCACCGCCATCGACCGCAACATCCGCCCCGAAACCCGGGTGCTGGGTATGACCTGGGTACACTCGGGCAGCGGCGTGAAACTGCCCATCGACAAGATCGGCGCCCTGGTGGACAAGCACAACCAGGGTCGCAGCGATGAGCAACGGATCATCTACGTGGTGGACGGCGTGCACGGTTTCGGCGTCGAGGACCTGGACTTCCCGGCGATGAACTGCGACTTCTTCATCGCCGGCACTCACAAATGGATGTTCGGCCCACGTGGCACCGGCCTGGTGTGCAGCCGCAGCGAGGAGGTCAAGTACGTCACGCCGATCATTCCGACCTTCTCCGAAGCCACGGCGTTTTCCACCACCATGACGCCCGGCGGTTACCACGCTTTCGAGCATCGCTGGGCGGCGGACGAAGCGTTCAAGCTGCACCTGCAACTGGGCAAGGCCGAGGTTCAGGCGCGCATTCATGCCCTCAACACCTACCTGAAAAAACAGCTGGTGGCGCTGCCGCAGATCGAACTGGTCACGCCCCTGAGCCCGGACTTGTCCGCCGGTTTCACCTTCTTCCGGGTCAAGGGTCGCGACAGCGATGAGATCGCCGGCTACCTGATGAAGAACCGGGTGATCGCCGACGCCGTGCATCGCGACGCCGGGCCGGTAATCCGCACCGCGCCGGGGTTGCTCAACACCGAAGCCGAGATCGATCGCTTCATGGGCTTGCTGGCCAAGACACTCTGA
- a CDS encoding formylglycine-generating enzyme family protein, which yields MNSFSLKLLPALALVALQPSGAQASQPGQVFRDCKDCPEMVVLPTGTFQMGTPEDEVGREPDEGPIHPVTFAKPLAISRFQVLKGEWFAYLRDTGYQMPDGDKRPGRACKAGIPDYQGSDPRKQYTDRHPAVCMDFAEANAYVAWLSKKTGKQYRLVSESLREYAARGGSTGPFPFPFDEGKEYSIAQHANTYGAADGYNFTAPAGSFAPNAFGVYDMHGNIYEWTADCYNENYVGAPSDGSAWLTGKCEFKRIRGNDWGEAPVFSRSGNRNALVPSDRGDWIGFRVARDM from the coding sequence ATGAACAGTTTTTCCTTGAAGCTACTCCCGGCACTGGCCCTCGTCGCCCTGCAGCCCTCCGGCGCCCAGGCCTCGCAACCGGGCCAGGTCTTTCGCGACTGCAAGGACTGCCCGGAAATGGTCGTGCTGCCTACCGGCACCTTCCAGATGGGCACCCCGGAAGACGAAGTGGGCCGCGAGCCTGATGAGGGGCCGATACACCCGGTGACCTTCGCCAAGCCACTGGCGATCAGCCGCTTCCAGGTATTGAAGGGTGAATGGTTCGCCTACCTGCGCGACACCGGTTACCAGATGCCCGACGGCGACAAGCGCCCCGGCCGCGCCTGCAAGGCCGGCATCCCGGATTACCAGGGCAGCGACCCGCGCAAGCAATACACCGACCGACACCCGGCGGTGTGCATGGATTTCGCCGAGGCCAACGCTTACGTGGCCTGGCTGTCGAAAAAAACCGGCAAACAATACCGGCTGGTCAGCGAATCCCTGCGCGAGTACGCAGCACGCGGCGGCAGCACCGGCCCGTTCCCCTTCCCGTTCGATGAGGGCAAGGAATACAGCATCGCCCAACACGCCAACACCTACGGCGCGGCCGACGGCTACAACTTCACCGCCCCGGCCGGCAGCTTCGCGCCCAATGCCTTTGGCGTGTATGACATGCACGGCAACATCTACGAATGGACCGCCGACTGCTACAACGAAAACTACGTGGGCGCCCCGAGCGACGGCAGCGCCTGGCTGACCGGCAAGTGCGAGTTCAAGCGCATCCGCGGCAACGACTGGGGCGAGGCACCGGTGTTCTCCCGCTCCGGCAACCGCAACGCCCTGGTGCCAAGTGATCGCGGCGACTGGATCGGTTTCCGGGTGGCGCGGGATATGTAG
- a CDS encoding cyclic peptide export ABC transporter — MSQPTRGVISELFSLLKPFRLIVVGSILLGMLGGLSITALLATINDALNAATTPTPQVLATFAGLCAAALLTSILSDIGTNHVGQNIIAELRKSLGKKVLLAPIEQIERYRSHRLIPVLTHDVNTVSDFAFSFAPLAIAFTVTLGCLGYLAYLSLPMFLLLLVALVIGTVVQYLARARGIRGFEAAREAEDALQKHYGAIAAGAKELRIHRPRRQRMFSQRIEATADYICDTNIRSVNTFVVAKTFGSMLFFVVIGLVLALQSLWLGTDRVVLSGFVLVLLYMKGPLEYLVMTLPVISRANVAFKRIAELAEQFSSPEPHLLLNDKQPCKPTIQQLELRDVHYAFPVVEGSQPFALGPVNLSITQGDIVFIVGENGGGKTTLIKLLLGLYLPQGGEILLDGTPVGAAQRDDYRQLFTTIFADYYLFDELVQGDQQVPKNANRYLERLEIAHKVSIQDGAFSTTDLSTGQRKRLALLNAWLEERPVLVFDEWAADQDPVFRRVFYTELLPELKALGKTIIVISHDDRYFDIADQLVRMQAGQVISEKAPAAFA, encoded by the coding sequence ATGAGCCAACCAACCCGCGGGGTGATCAGTGAACTGTTCAGCCTGCTCAAACCCTTCCGGCTGATTGTCGTAGGCTCCATCCTCTTGGGCATGCTGGGCGGCCTGAGCATCACTGCTCTGCTGGCAACCATCAATGACGCCCTGAACGCCGCCACAACGCCTACGCCGCAGGTGCTGGCGACGTTCGCCGGGCTTTGCGCGGCGGCGCTGCTGACCTCGATCCTTTCCGACATCGGCACCAACCATGTCGGCCAGAACATCATCGCCGAGCTGCGTAAATCCCTGGGCAAGAAAGTCCTGCTGGCGCCCATCGAGCAGATCGAACGCTATCGCAGCCATCGGCTCATCCCGGTGTTGACCCACGACGTCAACACCGTCAGCGACTTCGCCTTTTCGTTCGCGCCGCTGGCCATCGCCTTCACCGTCACCCTCGGTTGCCTGGGTTACCTGGCCTACCTGTCACTGCCGATGTTCTTGCTGCTGCTGGTGGCCCTGGTGATCGGCACGGTCGTGCAGTACCTGGCGCGGGCCCGTGGCATCAGGGGTTTCGAAGCCGCCCGTGAGGCCGAAGACGCGCTGCAGAAACACTACGGCGCGATCGCCGCCGGGGCCAAGGAACTGCGCATTCATCGCCCACGCCGCCAGCGCATGTTCAGCCAGCGCATCGAAGCGACTGCCGATTACATCTGCGACACCAACATCCGTTCGGTCAACACCTTCGTGGTGGCCAAGACCTTCGGCTCGATGCTGTTTTTTGTGGTCATTGGCCTGGTCCTGGCCCTGCAATCGCTGTGGCTGGGCACGGACAGGGTCGTGCTCAGCGGTTTCGTACTGGTGCTGTTGTACATGAAGGGTCCGCTGGAATACCTGGTGATGACATTGCCGGTGATCAGCCGGGCGAACGTTGCGTTCAAGCGCATTGCTGAACTGGCCGAGCAGTTTTCCTCGCCGGAGCCGCACCTGCTGCTCAACGACAAGCAGCCTTGCAAACCTACGATCCAACAGCTTGAGCTGCGTGATGTGCACTACGCCTTCCCGGTGGTCGAAGGCAGCCAACCCTTCGCCCTGGGACCGGTCAACCTGTCCATCACCCAAGGGGACATTGTGTTCATCGTCGGTGAAAACGGTGGCGGCAAGACCACGCTGATCAAACTGCTGCTGGGCCTCTATCTCCCCCAGGGCGGTGAAATCCTCCTGGATGGCACGCCGGTAGGGGCTGCGCAACGGGACGATTATCGCCAGTTGTTCACCACGATTTTTGCCGACTACTACCTGTTCGATGAGTTGGTCCAGGGCGATCAACAGGTGCCCAAAAACGCCAACCGCTACCTGGAGCGTCTGGAAATCGCCCACAAGGTCAGCATTCAGGACGGCGCCTTCAGCACCACTGACCTCTCCACTGGCCAGCGCAAACGCCTGGCGTTGCTCAACGCCTGGCTTGAGGAGCGCCCGGTGCTGGTGTTCGACGAATGGGCCGCCGACCAGGATCCGGTGTTTCGCCGCGTGTTCTACACCGAACTGCTGCCGGAGCTGAAGGCGCTGGGTAAAACCATCATCGTGATTTCCCACGACGACCGCTATTTCGACATCGCCGATCAACTGGTCCGGATGCAGGCCGGTCAGGTCATCAGTGAAAAAGCTCCGGCGGCGTTTGCCTGA
- a CDS encoding non-ribosomal peptide synthetase translates to MNELLDDDLLTLLLEDVARDVHTRSNGRLDRAPLSFAQQRLWLEHQRDPARSAYNLPRALRLTGELNADALEQALNRVIDRHDILRTAFNDIDAAPVQVVERNACLTLYREDLSALAPQTRAVTLSQRIELHARQPFDLSRAPLMRATLLRLDSDEHVLLLNMHHIVSDAWSNTILMQDMTLAYAQASLGDPSPLPPLPMQYADYATHQRGEYLQSPQCQRSGEYWRHYLGHDLPTLELPLDFPRTASQQHRAGRVQVTLAPAVTQALNAFCQRQGLTPFVVALGAWQLLLGRYSNQHDFTVGVPNANRNSHESQDLVGFFVSSQVYRARIDSTHSALDFLRSLRAQSLAALEHADYPLELILDQLQRPGTQGLFQVLFNWRTGSAPLSTSSKGELALEFLDTGDSQAKFDLALDVDYSQQQILATFEYSRDLYRTETIERMAGHWQNLVRGLIETPERALGELHLLSADERQHTLHDWNRQPTRLPREHCLHQLIETHAAATGEAIALTFEGQHMSYAELNRQANRLAHRLIEQGVGPDVLVGIAAERTPQMIIGLLAILKAGGAYVPLDPAYPADRLAYMIEDSGVTQILSQAHLRESLALPADINCLSLDPVDANGDYPEHNPDVPMHPDNLAYVIYTSGSTGQPKGALLAHHNVSRLFQATDHWFGFDHRDVWCLFHSYAFDFSVWEIFGALLHGGRLVIVPHAVSRSPQDFYALVCQENVTVLNQTPSAFKALLQVACAPDQPLDHRLRQVIFGGEAIDVQSLRPWFERFGDQSPQLINMYGITETTVHVTWRPLSIDDLHSETASPIGQPIVDLSWYLLDAHLNPVPKGCIGELYVGRAGLARGYHQRADLTASRFIPDPFDPLPGGRLYRTGDLARYRSDGSIEYIGRLDHQVKIRGFRIELGEIQARLQTLPAVRDCVVLTHEGPAGLQLVAYVIAAQAATAELREGLLAALKAQLPDYMVPSHLLFIDHWPLNANGKLDRKALPEPDAALRQTDYVAPRTSLEQALAQLWQQSLRVERVGINDSFFELGGHSILAIELIANLKARLNISVRLQALLANPSVAQLALFIAQNHREQTQCLIPLNNAPSSAPQLFCLHPSGGIVFCYQPLARKLNQRARVSGVMHRGFSEPHANPEAWAEMIADYSREIVTAQPQGPYYLMGWSLGGTIALDIAATLERQGHTVSFLGLVDSTIPEHLYPATLSRHRHLPDEEPADPASQDLLEAIEYFDLLFPTLTERTAAYRQEHPDSTVQAFHEWATRQIEPGRGDLLSIVQSVKDEVMNAQAFSVHDRLLEAFDGFTFKPVRVRPSCWWTQAEKTPEELAFCEGLIKGYSLTGELQCSVRSPLRHRGMIFDDGLLDSLVEVFLASAI, encoded by the coding sequence ATGAACGAACTGCTAGATGATGATCTGCTGACGCTGCTGCTGGAGGATGTCGCTCGCGACGTGCACACCAGGTCCAACGGCCGACTGGACCGCGCGCCCCTGTCTTTCGCCCAGCAGCGCCTGTGGCTGGAGCACCAGCGTGACCCGGCCCGTTCGGCCTACAACTTGCCACGCGCCCTGCGCCTGACGGGCGAGCTCAATGCCGACGCCCTGGAACAGGCGCTGAATCGGGTCATCGACCGCCACGACATCCTGCGCACCGCGTTCAATGACATCGACGCTGCGCCGGTTCAGGTGGTCGAGCGCAACGCCTGCCTCACCCTGTATCGGGAGGACCTCAGCGCCCTCGCCCCCCAGACGCGTGCCGTAACGCTCTCACAACGCATCGAGCTGCACGCCCGGCAACCGTTCGATCTCAGCCGCGCGCCGCTGATGCGGGCAACGCTGCTCAGGCTGGACAGCGACGAACATGTGCTGCTGCTCAACATGCATCACATCGTCTCCGACGCCTGGTCCAACACGATCCTCATGCAGGACATGACCCTGGCCTACGCCCAGGCCTCGCTCGGCGATCCATCGCCGCTGCCGCCGTTGCCCATGCAATACGCCGACTACGCCACCCACCAGCGAGGCGAGTATTTGCAAAGTCCGCAATGCCAGCGTAGCGGCGAATATTGGCGTCACTACCTGGGCCACGATCTGCCCACGCTGGAATTGCCCCTGGATTTTCCCCGCACCGCAAGCCAGCAACACCGGGCCGGACGCGTGCAGGTGACGCTTGCCCCCGCCGTGACCCAGGCCCTGAACGCGTTCTGCCAACGCCAGGGGCTTACGCCTTTCGTGGTGGCGCTGGGTGCCTGGCAACTGTTGCTGGGCCGCTACAGCAACCAGCACGACTTCACCGTCGGCGTGCCCAATGCCAACCGCAACAGCCATGAAAGCCAGGACCTGGTGGGATTCTTCGTCAGCAGCCAGGTGTATCGAGCGCGGATCGACTCGACCCACAGCGCGTTGGATTTTCTGCGCAGTTTGCGCGCCCAGTCCCTCGCGGCCCTGGAACATGCTGACTACCCGCTGGAGCTGATCCTCGATCAACTGCAACGTCCCGGCACGCAGGGCTTGTTCCAGGTCTTGTTCAACTGGCGCACCGGCTCTGCGCCCCTGTCGACCTCGTCCAAAGGCGAACTGGCCCTGGAGTTTCTCGACACAGGCGACAGCCAGGCCAAGTTCGACTTGGCGCTGGATGTCGACTATTCACAGCAGCAGATACTGGCGACGTTCGAATACAGCCGTGATCTCTACCGCACTGAAACCATCGAGCGCATGGCCGGCCACTGGCAAAACCTGGTGCGGGGCCTGATCGAAACACCTGAACGCGCCCTCGGCGAACTGCACTTGCTCAGTGCTGATGAGCGCCAGCACACCCTGCACGACTGGAACCGCCAGCCGACCCGGCTGCCCCGTGAACACTGCTTGCACCAGTTGATCGAAACCCATGCCGCCGCCACCGGTGAGGCCATAGCCCTGACCTTTGAAGGGCAGCACATGAGCTACGCCGAGCTCAACCGCCAGGCCAATCGACTGGCCCATCGACTGATCGAACAAGGCGTCGGGCCCGACGTGCTGGTCGGTATCGCCGCCGAGCGCACACCGCAAATGATCATCGGCCTGCTGGCGATCCTCAAGGCCGGCGGTGCCTACGTGCCGCTGGACCCGGCCTACCCGGCCGATCGCCTGGCTTACATGATCGAGGACAGCGGCGTGACGCAGATCCTGAGCCAGGCTCATCTGCGTGAATCCCTGGCGTTGCCCGCCGACATCAACTGCCTGTCGCTCGACCCTGTCGACGCCAATGGCGACTACCCCGAGCACAATCCGGATGTGCCGATGCACCCGGATAACCTGGCGTATGTGATCTACACCTCAGGCTCGACCGGCCAGCCCAAAGGCGCCTTGCTGGCGCACCACAACGTCAGCCGATTGTTCCAGGCCACGGACCATTGGTTCGGCTTCGATCACCGGGACGTCTGGTGCCTGTTCCATTCCTATGCCTTCGACTTTTCCGTGTGGGAAATTTTCGGCGCGCTGCTGCACGGCGGCCGACTGGTCATCGTGCCCCACGCCGTGAGCCGTTCACCCCAGGATTTCTACGCTCTGGTTTGCCAGGAAAACGTCACAGTGCTCAACCAGACGCCTTCGGCATTCAAGGCGTTACTGCAAGTCGCCTGCGCGCCTGACCAGCCCCTTGACCACCGGTTGCGCCAGGTCATTTTTGGCGGCGAGGCGATTGACGTGCAGAGCTTGCGCCCCTGGTTCGAACGCTTCGGCGACCAGTCGCCGCAATTGATCAATATGTATGGCATCACCGAAACGACGGTCCATGTCACCTGGCGACCGCTGTCGATCGACGACTTGCACAGCGAGACCGCGAGCCCTATCGGCCAGCCCATCGTCGACCTGTCCTGGTACTTGCTCGACGCCCATCTGAACCCGGTGCCCAAGGGTTGCATCGGTGAGTTGTATGTCGGCCGGGCCGGTCTGGCCCGTGGTTACCACCAGCGCGCCGACCTGACCGCCAGCCGCTTTATCCCCGACCCGTTCGATCCCCTGCCGGGTGGCCGCCTGTATCGCACTGGCGACCTGGCACGCTACCGCAGCGATGGCAGCATCGAATACATCGGGCGCCTGGATCATCAGGTCAAGATCCGCGGTTTCCGCATCGAACTGGGGGAAATCCAGGCACGTTTGCAAACGCTGCCAGCGGTCCGGGACTGTGTCGTGTTGACCCATGAAGGCCCCGCCGGCCTGCAACTGGTCGCTTACGTGATTGCCGCGCAAGCGGCCACGGCCGAGTTACGCGAAGGCCTGTTGGCCGCCCTCAAAGCGCAATTGCCGGACTACATGGTGCCCAGTCACCTGCTGTTCATCGATCACTGGCCGCTCAATGCCAATGGCAAGCTCGACCGCAAGGCCTTGCCGGAACCTGATGCCGCTCTCCGGCAAACCGATTACGTGGCGCCGCGTACGTCATTGGAACAGGCGCTGGCACAGCTCTGGCAACAATCCCTCAGGGTCGAGCGCGTGGGCATCAACGACAGCTTCTTTGAACTGGGCGGGCATTCGATCCTGGCCATCGAGCTGATTGCCAACCTCAAGGCCCGCCTGAACATCAGCGTGCGCCTGCAAGCGTTGCTGGCCAACCCGAGCGTCGCACAGCTGGCGCTGTTCATTGCGCAAAATCATCGAGAGCAGACCCAATGCCTCATCCCGTTGAACAACGCTCCCAGCAGTGCGCCGCAGTTGTTTTGCCTACACCCCAGCGGGGGCATCGTGTTCTGTTACCAGCCCTTGGCACGCAAACTCAACCAACGGGCGCGCGTCAGCGGCGTCATGCACCGCGGCTTCAGCGAACCCCACGCAAACCCTGAGGCCTGGGCCGAGATGATTGCCGACTACAGCCGGGAAATCGTCACCGCCCAACCCCAAGGCCCGTATTACCTGATGGGCTGGTCGTTAGGCGGAACCATTGCGCTGGACATCGCGGCGACGCTGGAACGCCAGGGCCACACCGTGAGCTTTCTCGGGCTGGTGGACAGCACGATTCCCGAACACCTGTATCCGGCGACGTTGTCGCGTCATCGGCATTTGCCTGACGAAGAACCCGCCGATCCGGCCTCCCAGGATCTGCTTGAGGCCATCGAATATTTCGACCTGCTGTTCCCCACCCTCACCGAACGTACGGCGGCTTACCGTCAGGAACATCCCGATAGCACGGTTCAGGCCTTCCATGAATGGGCTACCCGCCAGATCGAGCCGGGGCGCGGCGACTTGCTGTCAATCGTGCAGAGCGTCAAGGATGAAGTCATGAACGCCCAGGCGTTCTCGGTGCATGATCGGTTGCTGGAGGCCTTCGACGGATTCACCTTCAAACCGGTACGGGTACGGCCTAGTTGCTGGTGGACCCAGGCGGAAAAAACGCCGGAAGAGTTGGCATTCTGCGAGGGCCTGATCAAGGGGTACAGCTTGACCGGGGAGCTGCAATGCTCGGTGCGCTCGCCGTTGCGTCACCGCGGTATGATCTTTGATGATGGGTTGCTTGATTCGCTGGTTGAGGTTTTTTTGGCCAGTGCGATATGA